The Nocardioides panzhihuensis genome has a segment encoding these proteins:
- a CDS encoding metallopeptidase family protein, with the protein MTRHRDRHGRGRRGPMAVPTDPKVPTLRTRRERFDDIALAIVSDIDARWQSRLGLIEYAVEESPDIPKEWTVEDHIPLGSLERGSGATPARLVVYRRPIEHRCQTRAEVEAMVLMVVVEQVADLLGIAAEDVHPRYQP; encoded by the coding sequence ATGACCAGGCACAGGGATCGACACGGCCGCGGAAGACGTGGTCCGATGGCCGTGCCGACCGACCCGAAGGTGCCGACCCTGCGCACTCGCCGGGAGCGCTTCGACGACATCGCGCTCGCCATCGTCAGCGACATCGATGCCCGCTGGCAGTCACGGCTCGGTCTGATCGAGTACGCCGTCGAGGAGTCGCCGGACATCCCCAAGGAGTGGACCGTCGAGGACCACATCCCGCTCGGGTCGCTGGAGCGCGGCTCCGGCGCGACCCCGGCTCGCCTGGTGGTCTACCGGCGGCCGATCGAGCACCGCTGCCAGACCCGCGCCGAGGTCGAGGCGATGGTGCTCATGGTCGTGGTGGAGCAGGTCGCGGATCTGCTCGGGATCGCTGCCGAGGACGTCCATCCGCGCTATCAGCCTTGA
- a CDS encoding DUF5719 family protein, with the protein MSDPRDPYDRSQEQPADDVYGQEPWMLDPYADPYADPYVGQTPGHVAPEYTPEQIYAQEPYVPGPETGQMLAQTGYSPDYQTGEFQAANQPDYEAWPTPDEMRGDEPQAESEPARGSRMAAAAAAAAAARPRLRSVRRQRGRRLDNTALVAFGLVAAMAVALLLNRPHQWEQPTLAADSSAPKAATVVCPGKPKAGADQIAVTNAASGSGEVALSGPGAGKGSQATVGSGKVTSVSAKPGSVVVRAGKEVAPGLVAGRSTIKPLAATGCLPPQAEAWFPGIGAGATHNSILELANPNSGAATVDISLYDEKGVVAVPEDLRGVAIPGNTTRTFDLLNVIPREGDLSLKTTVVRGQAGVMVRDREVALETQAASEDYFSGQSTPAETNLLVGYPNSSASRTLTVVNPGDAQVSAELRLLTPKNVLTPEGAPEISVPPNGQTQVDLTKLLGKDSAADAFGVEIVATGPVSTAMRSVDGGDVAITTATETLSEATAVVVPAGPAVGKKRVVISGPVAKTGSSGTVKVIPTNAKGKALKAKSVEVGPGVGAEIEVPADAALIQLVPEGVEVNAAVVMSGDGDAVVPFRPLRSEVRTAGVAPGLPLPLGP; encoded by the coding sequence ATGAGCGATCCACGTGACCCCTATGACCGCTCGCAGGAGCAGCCGGCCGACGACGTCTACGGCCAGGAGCCGTGGATGCTGGACCCCTACGCGGATCCCTACGCCGACCCCTACGTCGGACAGACTCCGGGCCATGTCGCGCCGGAGTACACGCCCGAGCAGATCTACGCTCAGGAGCCCTACGTCCCGGGGCCGGAGACGGGGCAGATGCTGGCCCAGACCGGTTACTCGCCGGACTATCAGACCGGCGAGTTCCAAGCCGCGAACCAGCCCGACTACGAGGCCTGGCCGACCCCCGACGAAATGCGGGGTGACGAGCCGCAGGCCGAGTCCGAGCCCGCCAGAGGCAGTCGGATGGCTGCCGCCGCGGCGGCAGCCGCTGCCGCCCGGCCCCGGCTGCGCAGCGTACGCAGGCAGCGGGGTCGCCGCCTCGACAACACCGCTCTGGTGGCGTTTGGCCTTGTCGCCGCGATGGCGGTGGCCCTGCTGCTCAACCGGCCCCACCAGTGGGAGCAGCCGACGCTCGCCGCCGACAGCAGCGCGCCGAAGGCGGCCACCGTGGTCTGCCCCGGCAAGCCGAAGGCCGGTGCCGACCAGATCGCCGTCACCAACGCCGCCTCCGGCTCGGGCGAGGTGGCCCTGAGCGGCCCGGGTGCGGGCAAGGGCTCGCAGGCCACCGTCGGCTCCGGCAAGGTCACCAGCGTGTCGGCCAAGCCCGGCTCGGTCGTGGTCCGGGCAGGCAAGGAGGTCGCGCCCGGCCTGGTCGCCGGACGCTCCACGATCAAGCCGCTCGCGGCGACGGGCTGTCTGCCTCCGCAGGCGGAGGCCTGGTTCCCAGGCATCGGCGCGGGTGCCACCCACAACTCGATCCTCGAGCTCGCCAACCCCAACAGCGGTGCGGCCACCGTCGACATCTCCCTCTACGACGAGAAGGGTGTCGTGGCGGTCCCCGAGGACCTTCGCGGCGTCGCGATCCCCGGCAACACCACGCGCACCTTCGATCTGCTGAACGTGATCCCGCGCGAGGGCGACCTCTCCCTGAAGACCACGGTCGTACGCGGCCAGGCCGGGGTGATGGTCCGCGACCGCGAGGTCGCGCTCGAGACGCAGGCAGCGAGCGAGGACTACTTCTCGGGCCAGTCGACGCCGGCAGAGACCAACCTGCTGGTCGGCTACCCCAACAGCTCCGCGAGCCGCACGCTCACCGTCGTCAACCCGGGAGACGCCCAGGTGAGCGCGGAGCTGCGCCTGCTCACCCCGAAGAACGTGCTCACGCCGGAGGGAGCTCCGGAGATCAGCGTGCCGCCCAACGGTCAGACGCAGGTCGACCTGACCAAGCTGCTCGGCAAGGACAGCGCCGCCGACGCCTTCGGTGTCGAGATCGTCGCCACCGGCCCGGTCAGCACCGCCATGCGCTCGGTCGACGGCGGCGACGTCGCGATCACCACGGCCACCGAGACGCTCTCTGAGGCGACCGCCGTGGTCGTTCCGGCCGGCCCCGCCGTCGGCAAGAAGCGCGTCGTGATCTCCGGCCCCGTGGCCAAGACCGGGAGCAGCGGCACCGTCAAGGTGATCCCGACGAACGCGAAGGGCAAGGCGCTCAAGGCCAAGTCCGTCGAGGTCGGTCCCGGCGTGGGCGCCGAGATCGAGGTGCCCGCTGACGCCGCGCTGATCCAGCTCGTACCCGAGGGTGTTGAGGTCAACGCGGCCGTGGTGATGAGTGGTGACGGGGATGCGGTCGTGCCGTTCCGTCCGTTGCGGTCGGAGGTGCGTACCGCTGGGGTTGCGCCGGGGTTGCCGTTGCCTTTGGGGCCCTAG